A single genomic interval of Stieleria maiorica harbors:
- a CDS encoding cation:proton antiporter domain-containing protein, with protein sequence MGEFHLHITSTIGLLLGVCLAAGVLADLVHLPKVTAFLLVGLLVGPSVLDLVPTEHVELFEPLLKLAMALVLFNLGCEFTFSKVRRVAAHCLTLSVAEITFTAVLVSIGLALFGCSGSMALLLGCLAVATAPATTILVLKEFRSEGPVTESTGFLVAMNNFACIILFEFAFLAIEWFQGSLQVSFGRQMFGVLLNVGGSMVLGILGGLVVSYGCGFLNMKRWLVLLVAAVTFLLGVDESFEIPYMLSFLMMGVTVANTSDYKQKIVDELDHLSGLLAVLFFVAHGTELDAGAFIAAGKLGLVYIAFRIVGKWLGVYVAAKATRQPPEVRNWGGACLFAQAGAAIALSTIAVNRNPELGKPIQDIILGSVVLFEIIGPLFIRQSLIRTGEVPLAQAIHHTSRTPLEQMREVVDRFRAALNGTAPAVSAIGKVKVSDLLRKTKGIHQSADFDQVVAHIEHSHDNTYPVVDDRMSVVGVIRYPLLSDVLFDHSAAKLVRAEDLVTDIESCLHEDEPAARAFELFQGETDDCIPVVQRASPHELLGVVRRSDVMHALITQRRKNK encoded by the coding sequence ATGGGTGAGTTTCATCTGCACATCACCAGCACCATCGGGCTGCTGCTGGGCGTTTGCCTGGCCGCCGGCGTGCTGGCCGACTTGGTTCATCTGCCCAAGGTGACGGCGTTTTTGTTGGTCGGATTGCTGGTCGGCCCGAGCGTCTTGGACTTGGTGCCGACCGAACACGTCGAATTGTTCGAACCGTTGCTGAAACTGGCGATGGCGTTGGTCCTGTTCAACCTGGGCTGCGAATTCACGTTTTCCAAGGTGCGACGGGTCGCCGCACATTGCCTGACGCTTTCGGTCGCCGAAATCACCTTCACCGCCGTGCTGGTCTCGATCGGATTGGCTCTGTTCGGTTGCTCGGGCAGCATGGCGTTGCTGTTGGGGTGCTTGGCGGTGGCGACCGCGCCCGCGACGACCATCTTGGTGCTGAAGGAGTTTCGATCCGAAGGCCCGGTGACCGAGAGCACGGGCTTCTTGGTCGCGATGAACAACTTTGCTTGCATCATCCTGTTCGAGTTCGCATTTTTGGCGATCGAGTGGTTCCAGGGCAGTTTGCAGGTTTCCTTCGGCCGCCAGATGTTCGGCGTGCTGCTGAATGTCGGCGGATCGATGGTGCTGGGGATCCTGGGGGGACTGGTCGTCAGCTATGGCTGCGGTTTTTTGAACATGAAACGCTGGCTGGTATTGTTAGTCGCCGCGGTCACGTTCCTGCTGGGCGTCGACGAATCGTTCGAGATCCCGTACATGTTGTCGTTCCTGATGATGGGCGTCACGGTGGCCAACACGTCCGACTACAAACAAAAGATCGTCGACGAACTGGACCACTTGTCGGGCCTATTGGCGGTGCTGTTCTTTGTCGCCCACGGAACCGAGCTTGATGCCGGTGCGTTCATCGCCGCGGGGAAACTGGGGCTGGTTTACATCGCGTTTCGCATCGTCGGCAAATGGTTGGGCGTTTACGTGGCGGCCAAGGCGACCCGGCAACCGCCGGAGGTGCGGAATTGGGGCGGCGCGTGTTTGTTTGCCCAAGCCGGAGCGGCGATCGCCCTGTCGACCATTGCGGTCAACCGAAATCCGGAACTGGGAAAACCGATTCAAGACATCATCCTGGGTTCGGTCGTGTTGTTCGAAATCATCGGCCCGCTGTTCATCCGCCAATCACTGATCCGAACCGGCGAAGTCCCGCTGGCCCAGGCGATCCATCACACCAGTCGAACGCCGCTGGAACAAATGCGCGAGGTCGTCGATCGCTTTCGTGCGGCGCTCAACGGCACCGCACCGGCGGTGTCCGCGATCGGCAAAGTGAAAGTCAGCGATTTGCTGCGCAAGACCAAGGGGATTCATCAATCGGCCGACTTCGATCAAGTCGTCGCCCACATCGAACACAGCCACGACAACACCTATCCGGTCGTCGATGACCGGATGAGTGTCGTCGGTGTGATTCGCTACCCGCTGCTCAGCGACGTCTTGTTCGACCACAGCGCCGCCAAACTGGTGCGTGCGGAGGACCTGGTGACCGACATCGAATCCTGTCTGCACGAAGACGAA
- a CDS encoding protein kinase domain-containing protein, with protein sequence MTLIRLSRNVTPAPSHDDSERPMIDHSSVRTASISKERADSNWADSGSWKDFDHDGPLPQPVARIQRYRIGDQIGKGGMGLVYHAHDNVFDRDVAIKVLLKSYQSREESRERFFREARTTARLQHPGIVAVYDMGISDDGQPFFAMKLVEGRTLSTLLRESLDSERQTQLHQARLLDVFARVCQTIAYAHSNQTVHLDIKPSNVMVGAYGEVHVMDWGLSRQLGKSPIQSVPIPPAAVDCISDEALSAILSNSKIIGTPSYMAPEQARGHHISVRSDVFGLGALLCEILTGRPPYEGDSFRRVYRRAARGALRDAYQRLDASDSDPAIISLAKRCLARNEHDRPADAGAIADQITAFRESSMERAQRDLCRFFEISMDLFCIASLDGYFKRVNSNFSRVLGYSDHELVSKPFLHFVHPDDITQTRKAIGALADGESIAEFRNRYRDCDGHYRWLQWNAKSIPEDNIVFAVARVIDAPGGQPD encoded by the coding sequence ATGACACTGATCCGACTCAGCCGCAACGTCACCCCGGCACCGAGTCACGACGATTCGGAGCGACCGATGATCGACCACTCGTCGGTGCGCACCGCATCGATCTCCAAAGAACGAGCGGACAGCAACTGGGCGGACAGCGGATCGTGGAAAGACTTTGATCACGATGGCCCCCTCCCGCAGCCGGTCGCTAGGATCCAGCGCTACCGGATCGGCGATCAAATCGGAAAAGGCGGGATGGGGTTGGTCTACCACGCCCATGACAACGTCTTCGACCGCGATGTTGCGATCAAAGTCTTGCTGAAGAGCTATCAATCGCGCGAGGAATCGCGGGAACGCTTCTTTCGAGAAGCACGCACGACCGCACGGTTGCAACATCCGGGCATCGTCGCCGTCTACGACATGGGCATCAGCGACGACGGGCAACCTTTCTTTGCCATGAAATTGGTCGAGGGCAGAACGCTCAGCACGTTGCTGCGAGAGTCGTTGGACAGTGAGCGGCAAACACAACTGCACCAAGCGAGGCTGTTGGATGTCTTTGCCCGAGTCTGCCAGACGATTGCGTATGCCCATTCCAATCAAACCGTTCACCTGGACATCAAACCGTCCAACGTCATGGTGGGCGCCTATGGTGAAGTCCACGTGATGGATTGGGGTTTGAGCCGCCAGTTGGGGAAATCTCCGATTCAATCGGTTCCGATTCCGCCGGCGGCGGTGGACTGCATTTCGGACGAAGCGTTGTCGGCCATCCTTTCCAACAGCAAGATCATCGGCACGCCCAGCTACATGGCCCCCGAACAAGCCCGCGGCCATCACATCAGCGTGCGTTCGGACGTGTTCGGACTGGGAGCCTTGCTGTGCGAAATCTTGACCGGCCGGCCCCCCTACGAAGGCGACAGTTTTCGTCGCGTTTACCGTCGTGCCGCTCGCGGGGCATTGCGAGATGCGTACCAGCGGCTCGACGCCAGCGACTCCGATCCGGCGATCATCTCGCTGGCCAAACGATGTTTGGCCCGAAACGAACACGATCGCCCTGCCGACGCGGGGGCCATCGCCGACCAGATCACGGCTTTCCGAGAATCGTCGATGGAACGCGCCCAACGCGATCTGTGCCGGTTCTTTGAAATCAGCATGGATCTGTTTTGCATCGCCAGCCTGGACGGCTACTTCAAACGCGTCAATTCAAACTTTTCGCGTGTGCTGGGATACAGCGACCACGAATTGGTTTCCAAACCGTTCCTGCATTTCGTTCACCCCGACGACATCACGCAAACGCGAAAAGCGATCGGCGCGCTGGCCGATGGCGAATCGATCGCAGAATTCCGTAACCGATACCGTGATTGTGACGGCCATTACCGTTGGCTGCAGTGGAACGCCAAGTCCATCCCCGAAGACAACATCGTGTTCGCAGTCGCTCGTGTGATCGATGCCCCAGGCGGCCAGCCGGACTGA
- a CDS encoding hybrid sensor histidine kinase/response regulator has product MANMHGRGPDESTVDDSGSDVMDTLAPNHSLAAYESLVNTLPLSLLIKDTDGRRLFANETYLKTRGCSLDEVLGKRDEDLFPIDIARAYSKDDQHVIRTGESLHSVEESVDKFGRRRWIERIKSPVLDAHQHVIGIQLIFWDVTDRHLAERKLKHERYLLTTLLENIPDSIYFKDSDSRFVRISEAMAKKFGLARSADAIGKTDADIFTETHAAAARDDELRIMQTRQAVVDLVERETWPDRDDTWCMSTKMPLVEDGDKVIGTFGISRDITELIKYEEALRKARDEADSANRAKSEFLANMSHEIRTPMNAIIGMSELLAQTKLNNEQLDYINLVRDSAESLLLLLNEILDFSKIESRKLQLESIPFSLRDLIQRTSQSLSIRAAKKPIELACRVAPNLPDRWIGDPGRLRQVMINLIGNAIKFTDAGEVLVEVCAGARRDDVPPDHLPLRFSVKDTGIGIAKEKQASILDPFTQADESTTRRFGGTGLGLAISKELVHLMRGELQLESVPGEGTTFYFTAYFPLAADQSVPHEGDLESLAQLPVLVVDDNATNLRILQEICSNWRLSPTLADGGESALRAAAQAAEQGQPFQLAILDCMMPGMDGFELASQLRRDYSSDQMKLIMLSSASDGDALQRCQEVGIARYLTKPAVQSELLDTVLQVMQRKQIGVIDPRTDLPACLPMRVLVAEDGLANQHVAVGMLRASGHQPVVVSDGREAVARYRSEPFDMILMDMHMPIMDGIDATKAIRAHERVTGRHIPILALTAAAMKRDAEACEQCGMDGYLTKPIHQRRLQEMMARFAPETSVLDQPAPGVAVPGNAPAATAARNSDDRDVVVRDADVKDAGTPSGTSTEAFQVIDVQAVTRRIPGGAQGVAQLAEVFIKECTDLMQVLNDGIPGGDAVVIARTAHTLKGSAGLFYAEKVRELALQIETKAKAGDLADTVDDLARLNPQVDAMLAELHRLSHSN; this is encoded by the coding sequence ATGGCAAACATGCACGGCAGAGGTCCCGACGAATCGACGGTCGATGATTCCGGAAGCGACGTCATGGACACCTTGGCCCCCAACCACTCGCTGGCCGCCTATGAGTCGCTGGTCAACACGCTACCGTTAAGCCTGTTGATCAAGGACACCGACGGCCGACGACTGTTTGCCAACGAAACCTATCTCAAGACACGCGGCTGTTCACTCGACGAGGTGCTCGGCAAACGCGATGAAGACCTGTTTCCGATCGACATCGCCCGCGCCTATTCCAAGGATGACCAACACGTCATCCGCACCGGCGAATCGCTGCACAGCGTCGAAGAGTCGGTCGACAAGTTCGGCCGGCGGCGGTGGATCGAACGCATCAAGAGCCCCGTGCTGGATGCCCACCAACACGTCATCGGCATCCAGCTGATCTTCTGGGATGTGACCGATCGGCACCTCGCCGAACGCAAGCTTAAGCACGAACGCTATCTGCTGACGACGCTGCTGGAGAACATCCCCGACAGCATCTACTTCAAAGATTCCGACAGCCGATTCGTCCGGATCAGCGAAGCGATGGCGAAAAAATTCGGCTTGGCCCGCTCGGCCGATGCCATCGGAAAGACCGACGCCGACATCTTTACCGAAACACACGCCGCCGCGGCCCGCGACGATGAACTGCGAATCATGCAGACGCGTCAAGCGGTCGTCGATTTGGTCGAACGCGAGACTTGGCCCGACCGAGACGACACCTGGTGCATGTCCACCAAAATGCCGTTGGTCGAAGACGGCGACAAAGTCATCGGCACCTTCGGGATCTCGCGTGACATCACCGAACTGATCAAGTACGAAGAAGCACTGCGCAAAGCCCGCGACGAAGCCGATTCGGCCAACCGAGCCAAGAGCGAGTTCCTGGCCAACATGAGCCACGAAATTCGCACACCGATGAACGCCATCATCGGCATGTCGGAATTGCTGGCCCAAACCAAACTCAACAACGAGCAACTGGACTACATCAATCTGGTGCGTGATTCGGCCGAGTCGTTGCTGTTGTTGCTCAACGAGATCCTGGATTTTTCCAAGATCGAATCACGTAAGTTGCAACTGGAATCGATCCCCTTCTCCTTGCGTGATCTGATCCAGCGGACCAGTCAATCGCTGTCGATTCGCGCGGCCAAAAAGCCCATCGAATTGGCCTGCCGCGTCGCACCGAATCTGCCGGATCGCTGGATCGGCGACCCGGGGCGGTTACGACAAGTGATGATCAATTTGATCGGCAACGCGATCAAATTTACCGACGCGGGCGAGGTGCTGGTCGAAGTCTGTGCCGGAGCGCGGCGGGACGACGTGCCGCCGGATCACTTGCCGCTGCGGTTCAGCGTCAAAGACACCGGGATCGGAATCGCGAAAGAAAAACAGGCGTCGATCCTGGACCCGTTCACGCAAGCCGACGAGTCGACCACACGTCGCTTCGGCGGCACCGGACTGGGGCTGGCCATCTCCAAAGAGCTGGTCCACTTGATGCGGGGTGAATTGCAGCTGGAAAGCGTCCCGGGTGAGGGGACGACGTTTTATTTCACCGCGTACTTCCCATTGGCCGCGGACCAATCGGTCCCCCACGAGGGAGACCTGGAGAGCCTGGCGCAACTGCCCGTTCTGGTCGTCGATGACAACGCGACCAACCTGCGAATCCTGCAAGAGATCTGTTCGAATTGGCGATTGAGCCCGACGCTGGCCGACGGCGGCGAGAGTGCGTTGCGTGCCGCGGCCCAGGCCGCCGAACAGGGACAGCCGTTTCAGTTGGCGATTCTCGATTGCATGATGCCCGGCATGGACGGGTTCGAACTCGCCTCGCAACTCCGCCGAGACTACTCCAGCGATCAAATGAAACTGATCATGCTGTCCTCGGCCTCCGACGGCGATGCGTTGCAACGCTGCCAGGAAGTCGGCATCGCAAGGTACTTGACCAAGCCCGCCGTGCAGTCGGAGTTACTGGACACGGTCCTGCAGGTCATGCAGCGGAAACAGATCGGCGTGATCGACCCTCGTACCGATCTGCCAGCCTGTTTGCCGATGCGCGTGCTGGTCGCCGAAGACGGCTTGGCCAACCAACACGTTGCCGTCGGAATGCTCCGCGCGTCGGGGCACCAACCGGTTGTCGTCAGCGACGGACGCGAAGCAGTCGCGCGATACCGATCCGAACCCTTTGACATGATCTTGATGGACATGCACATGCCCATCATGGACGGCATCGATGCGACCAAAGCCATTCGAGCCCACGAGCGGGTCACCGGTCGACACATCCCGATCCTCGCCTTGACCGCCGCGGCGATGAAGCGAGACGCGGAGGCCTGCGAACAATGCGGGATGGACGGCTACCTGACCAAGCCCATCCACCAGCGACGGCTGCAAGAAATGATGGCCCGTTTCGCCCCCGAGACATCCGTCCTGGACCAGCCCGCACCCGGCGTTGCGGTCCCCGGCAACGCCCCCGCGGCGACCGCTGCACGCAATAGCGACGATCGCGACGTGGTTGTCCGTGACGCCGATGTCAAAGACGCCGGCACACCCTCGGGGACGAGCACCGAAGCTTTCCAAGTGATCGACGTCCAAGCCGTGACCCGGCGAATTCCCGGCGGGGCACAGGGGGTCGCTCAACTGGCCGAAGTGTTTATCAAGGAATGCACCGACCTGATGCAAGTCCTCAACGACGGCATCCCCGGCGGCGACGCCGTGGTCATCGCCCGCACGGCCCACACCCTCAAGGGCTCCGCCGGTTTGTTCTACGCCGAAAAGGTCCGTGAGCTGGCGCTGCAGATCGAGACCAAAGCCAAAGCCGGTGATTTGGCCGACACGGTGGACGACCTTGCCCGATTGAATCCCCAAGTCGATGCGATGCTGGCCGAACTGCACCGGCTGAGCCATTCCAATTAG
- a CDS encoding ATP-binding response regulator has product MAKVLLVEDSPTQAVEMRMLLEEGSHEVRHAANGQLALDVLARESLDIVVTDLEMPEVNGLELVEVMRTDYPHIPAILVTARGSEDLAADALQKGAAGYVPKNHLQSLLNDTIIDVLGVIRTDASFAKLISKLTKNVFEFELPNDSELISPLVGLLMQVVSGMDLISGAEMNRLGVAIEHALINAMYRGNLQLGPSVTPAHHAIIYDDATSDLIERRKQESPYKDRLVFVEATASKQEIKIVIRDEGNGFDTSKVPDRVDADLFAAESGKGLVLMKSFADELRFNDIGNEVTMIKKCC; this is encoded by the coding sequence ATGGCGAAGGTATTACTGGTTGAAGACAGTCCGACTCAGGCGGTTGAGATGCGGATGTTGCTGGAGGAAGGCAGTCATGAAGTGCGGCATGCGGCCAACGGACAATTGGCTTTGGACGTCTTGGCGCGCGAGTCGCTGGACATTGTCGTGACCGACCTGGAAATGCCCGAGGTCAACGGTTTGGAATTGGTCGAGGTGATGCGGACCGACTACCCGCACATCCCCGCTATTTTGGTCACCGCGCGCGGCTCGGAAGACCTGGCTGCCGATGCGTTACAGAAGGGAGCGGCCGGGTATGTCCCCAAGAACCATCTGCAATCGTTGCTCAACGATACGATCATCGACGTGTTGGGGGTCATTCGCACCGACGCCAGCTTTGCCAAATTGATCTCCAAGCTGACCAAGAATGTCTTTGAATTCGAGTTGCCCAACGACAGCGAGTTGATCTCGCCGCTGGTGGGGCTGTTGATGCAAGTCGTCTCGGGGATGGACCTGATCAGTGGTGCGGAGATGAATCGGTTGGGGGTTGCGATCGAGCACGCGTTGATCAACGCCATGTATCGCGGCAACTTGCAACTGGGGCCGTCGGTGACCCCGGCCCATCACGCGATCATTTATGACGATGCGACCTCCGATTTGATCGAGCGACGAAAGCAAGAGTCGCCCTACAAGGATCGTCTGGTTTTCGTCGAAGCGACGGCCAGCAAGCAAGAGATCAAGATCGTGATCCGCGATGAAGGCAACGGCTTCGACACCTCGAAAGTGCCCGACCGAGTCGATGCGGATCTGTTCGCCGCTGAATCAGGAAAAGGCCTGGTCCTGATGAAAAGCTTTGCCGACGAACTACGGTTCAACGACATCGGGAACGAGGTCACGATGATCAAGAAGTGCTGCTAA
- a CDS encoding efflux RND transporter periplasmic adaptor subunit: MSKFIDPRPATADPAFRFDNDLDVAAATIGSSDSGGIRNSGAACGTARHQRRTGGRSGVTVSRDSSHPRRRGVVQILPLLAALVAVPVLGFSLSAFFFGGGGQVDEGVLLHSVGREDVEVTVIERGNLQSQTNREIHCMVEDVQRDGINGTPILWIIPNGSSVEEGDLLVELESAPMREALDEQMLETEDARSTQIQAEANYNNQIVQNETSKAEAELQVQLAKLELEMYTDDESGTHKLAVEEIKRSIDEVNNQILEAQATLELRRDDRRGIDSLYKLGYANRNELRKSELAFLQAEGKYAAQLNKLETSLATLRKKENYEREMELLRLRGKLQTAERGLEQTLRNNEARLAQVQAILRARTESLKKEEERLERYTEQLAACKIFAPEAGMVAYASSRNDEIREGMPVRFRQHLMSLPALDKMQVQTAVHESDLEQIRIGMKARITVDAFPGKEYIGTVQSIAVLPEQNGWRGSETKVYATTVTIDGTVDQLKPGMTAVTEIMIDSVEDALTVPIQSVIERDDQTWVLIRQNDQLVGQPVETGRQTDSVVQVVSGLSDGDQVALNPRQFVDDVLGGDS, translated from the coding sequence ATGTCCAAATTCATCGATCCCCGGCCCGCCACGGCCGACCCAGCGTTTCGATTCGACAACGATCTCGACGTCGCCGCTGCGACCATAGGGAGCAGCGATTCCGGGGGCATCCGCAATTCCGGGGCCGCGTGCGGCACCGCGCGTCATCAGCGCCGGACAGGTGGGCGTAGCGGTGTGACGGTTAGTCGTGACAGTTCTCATCCCCGCCGCCGCGGCGTCGTTCAGATCCTGCCGCTGTTGGCCGCCCTGGTCGCCGTTCCCGTCCTCGGGTTTTCGCTCTCGGCGTTCTTCTTCGGCGGCGGTGGTCAAGTCGATGAAGGGGTCCTGCTGCATTCGGTCGGCCGCGAAGACGTCGAGGTCACGGTGATCGAACGGGGGAACCTGCAAAGCCAAACCAACCGCGAAATCCACTGCATGGTCGAAGACGTCCAACGCGACGGGATCAACGGAACCCCGATCCTGTGGATCATTCCTAACGGTAGCAGCGTTGAAGAAGGCGACTTGTTGGTCGAACTGGAGTCGGCGCCGATGCGTGAAGCGCTCGACGAGCAAATGTTGGAAACCGAGGACGCACGCTCCACGCAGATCCAGGCCGAAGCCAATTACAACAACCAGATCGTCCAAAACGAAACCAGTAAAGCTGAAGCGGAGTTGCAGGTTCAACTCGCCAAGCTGGAGCTGGAAATGTACACCGACGACGAAAGCGGCACGCACAAGCTGGCGGTGGAGGAAATCAAACGCTCCATCGACGAAGTGAACAACCAAATCTTGGAAGCCCAGGCGACGTTAGAACTGCGACGCGATGACCGCCGCGGCATCGATTCGCTGTACAAACTCGGTTACGCCAACCGCAACGAATTGCGTAAAAGCGAACTCGCGTTTTTGCAGGCTGAAGGAAAGTATGCTGCCCAGCTCAATAAACTGGAAACCTCGCTCGCGACCCTTCGCAAGAAAGAAAACTACGAGCGTGAGATGGAACTGCTGCGGTTGCGCGGCAAGCTGCAAACCGCCGAGCGCGGATTGGAACAAACGCTGCGAAACAATGAAGCCCGCCTGGCCCAAGTTCAAGCGATCCTGCGGGCCCGAACCGAGTCGCTGAAGAAGGAAGAAGAGCGATTGGAGCGGTACACCGAACAGCTGGCCGCCTGCAAGATCTTTGCCCCCGAAGCCGGGATGGTCGCGTACGCGTCCAGCCGCAACGACGAGATCCGCGAAGGCATGCCGGTCCGGTTTCGTCAGCACCTGATGTCGCTGCCGGCGCTGGACAAGATGCAAGTTCAAACCGCCGTGCACGAGTCGGATTTGGAGCAGATCCGGATCGGGATGAAGGCGCGGATCACGGTCGACGCGTTCCCGGGCAAGGAGTACATCGGGACGGTCCAGTCGATCGCCGTGTTGCCCGAACAGAATGGATGGCGGGGCAGTGAAACCAAGGTCTATGCAACCACCGTGACGATCGATGGCACCGTCGATCAACTCAAGCCCGGAATGACCGCCGTGACGGAAATCATGATCGATTCGGTCGAAGATGCATTGACCGTGCCGATCCAATCCGTCATCGAACGCGACGATCAAACTTGGGTGCTGATTCGCCAAAACGATCAATTGGTCGGCCAGCCGGTAGAAACGGGGCGGCAGACCGATTCGGTCGTTCAAGTCGTCAGCGGGCTTTCCGATGGCGATCAAGTTGCGCTCAACCCACGGCAATTCGTTGATGACGTTTTAGGTGGCGATTCCTGA
- a CDS encoding ABC transporter permease, producing the protein MWWATLKLAIRNLLLHKMRSSLTLLGTILGVASVIAMLSIGEGSKQDALDRIRGLGANNVIIRTVQPSEEAGGGGGSSTQPAMVTTSRYKVNAYGLTYSDLRALNELPTGKSVVPVMMKRHEVSHHRNRIPQARILATTPQLRDVRSITVARGRFLQSGDLETMSNVAVLADGAATALFGFKDPLGQPILVGGTAFRVVGVLEERDSGVARAGQAEGGDANQDIFIPLDTGRARFGFLAREGSAGSREYDRVELTEITLAVASADGGRDASGRVVPTANMVRSLLEKSHASKSDYQVLVPLELMAQAEHEKRIWNLVLGAIAGISLLVGGIGIMNIMLATVTERTREIGIRRAIGAKKRDIIRQFLLETTVLSAMGGVLGIVLGVAIPIIVTVFAGMNTATSISSIGLAFGISVGIGIVFGVYPAYKAASMNPIEALRKA; encoded by the coding sequence ATGTGGTGGGCAACACTCAAGCTGGCGATCCGAAACTTGCTGCTGCACAAAATGCGCAGCTCGCTGACGCTGTTGGGGACCATCCTGGGTGTCGCCTCGGTGATCGCGATGCTGTCGATCGGTGAAGGCAGCAAGCAGGACGCGCTGGATCGGATCCGCGGCCTGGGTGCCAACAACGTGATCATCCGCACGGTTCAGCCCTCCGAAGAAGCCGGTGGCGGTGGCGGCAGCAGCACCCAACCGGCGATGGTCACCACCAGCCGGTACAAGGTCAATGCCTACGGGCTGACCTACAGCGATCTGCGGGCCTTGAACGAATTGCCGACCGGAAAAAGTGTCGTTCCGGTGATGATGAAGCGGCATGAAGTGTCACATCACCGCAACCGTATTCCTCAGGCTCGTATCCTGGCGACGACGCCGCAATTGCGCGATGTTCGCAGTATCACGGTCGCCCGGGGACGGTTTTTGCAGTCGGGGGACTTGGAGACGATGTCCAACGTCGCCGTGTTGGCCGACGGTGCCGCAACGGCGCTGTTCGGATTCAAAGACCCGCTCGGCCAACCGATCCTGGTCGGTGGGACTGCGTTCCGGGTGGTCGGTGTGTTGGAGGAACGTGACAGCGGGGTCGCCAGAGCGGGCCAAGCCGAAGGCGGCGATGCCAATCAAGACATATTCATTCCGCTCGACACCGGTCGTGCGCGGTTCGGGTTTCTCGCCCGCGAAGGATCCGCCGGTAGCCGTGAGTACGACCGCGTCGAATTGACCGAAATCACTTTGGCCGTGGCCAGCGCCGATGGCGGCCGGGACGCGTCGGGACGCGTCGTGCCGACGGCCAACATGGTTCGCAGCCTGCTGGAAAAAAGCCACGCGTCGAAATCGGATTACCAAGTCTTGGTGCCGTTGGAGTTGATGGCCCAGGCGGAACATGAGAAACGGATTTGGAATTTGGTGCTCGGCGCGATCGCGGGCATTTCATTGTTGGTCGGCGGGATCGGCATCATGAACATCATGCTGGCGACGGTGACCGAGCGGACACGTGAGATCGGGATCCGTCGCGCGATCGGGGCCAAGAAGCGCGACATCATTCGTCAGTTTCTCTTGGAGACGACCGTGCTGTCGGCGATGGGCGGAGTCTTGGGGATCGTGCTGGGCGTCGCCATCCCGATCATCGTGACTGTGTTTGCGGGGATGAACACCGCCACCAGCATTTCTTCGATCGGTCTGGCCTTCGGGATCTCCGTCGGCATCGGGATCGTCTTCGGCGTCTACCCGGCCTACAAGGCCGCCTCGATGAACCCCATCGAAGCCCTGCGTAAGGCATGA